TGGAGCCGGACGACGAGACGTTCACCACGTCCGCGCTCATCCACTTGCCCGCGATCTCGAAGCTCACGCGGGTGCGGGTGGAGTTCTCGTAGAACATCGTGATGACCGTGCGACCGCGCAACGTCGGGAGTTTGCGCACTTCACGGCCTTCGAGGGCCTGCTTGAGGTTCGCCGCGGTGTCCAGGATGGCGGTCGCCTGCGCCGGGTCGATGCCCTCGGTGGTGAGCAGGTGCTTCACCGCAGCACCACCCCGTCCCGCTGGTCGAACTCCTCCAGCAGCACGTGGACCTCCTCGGTCCGGGCCGTGGGCACGTTCTTGCCCACGTAGTCCGCGCGGATCGGCAGTTCGCGGTGGCCCCGGTCGACCAGGACGGCCAACTGGACGGCGCGCGGGCGGCCGTGGTCGCGCAGGGCGTCGAGCGCGGCGCGGATCGTGCGACCGGAGAACAGCACGTCGTCCACGAGGATCACGAGCTTTTCGTCGACGCCGCCTTCGGGCAGCTTCGTCGCCTCCAGCGGGCGGGTGGGGCCGCGGCGCAGGTCGTCCCGGTAGAGGGTGACGTCCAGCGTGCCGGTCGGCACCTCGACACCGGCGAACTCCGCGATCCTGACGGCCAAGCGGCGGGCGAGCGGCGCTCCCCGGCTCGGAATCCCCATCAGGACTACTGCGGGTGCGCTCGGTGCATCAAGAGCGGTCTTCTCGATGATCTGATGGGCCATTCGGGCGACGGTGCGCGCGACGTCGCCGGCCGACAGGAGCTCGCGCTCCCGGGCCGGGTCCGTCGCGCCACGTTGACGTGGCGCCACGGTTGGACCTCCTTCCCCGCCTCGCTGGACGGGTCCTTAAAGGACGTCGGACACCCGGCTGCGACCGGGCTGACCAGGACCGTATCAGGCGCGGAGGGTCAATCTTCCGGGTGGTGTGCGTGGTCTCGCCCACCTGGGCCGGCGAGATCAGCTTGACCTGGTGACCACGGAGAGCAATCATTACTCTGCGTATTGATCTAAGCCTCCCCGCGGCAGTCCCCTACCGGCTGACGGGGCGAATGAACGGAGAACCGCCACATGGGCGACTACGCCAAGGCGCTGGGGGCCAAGCTCCGCGCGATCCGCCAGCAGCAGGGCCTGTCTTTGCACGGCGTCGAGCAGAAGTCCGGCGGTCGCTGGAAGGCCGTGGTCGTCGGCTCGTACGAGCGCGGCGACCGCGCTGTCACCGTGCAGAAGCTCGCCGAACTGGCCGACTTCTACGGCGTCCCGGTGGCCGAGCTGCTGCCCGAGGGCCGGGTGCCGTCCGGAGCGGAACCAGCCACCAAGATCGTCATCAACCTGGAGCGGCTGCAACAGCTGCCCGCGGAGAAGGTCGGGCCCCTCGCCCGGTACGCGGCGACCATCCAGAGCCAGCGTGGCGATTACAACGGCAAGGTGCTGTCCATCCGGACCGAGGACCTGCGGTCGCTGGCCATCATCTACGACATGACCCCCGGCGAGCTGACCGAACAGCTCATCGACTGGGGTGTGCTGCCCCCCGAGGCCCGTCCGGCCAAGGAGGACTGAACACGCTGAAGGGCCACCCGCCGGTTCGGACGGGTGGCCCCTTCGCCGTGCTGTGAGCTGCGCTTTTCAGTGCAGTTTGGCGTTTTCCAGCCTTCGGGCTAGAGGACGGCCCGGAGCTGGTCCGCGATGACCGCGATCCGGCCGAGCACACCGTTGACGAACCGCGGCGAGTCGTCCGTGGACAGGCCCTTGGCCAGCTCCACCGCCTCGTCGATGGCGACCGCGTCGGGCACGTCGGCCGCCCACAGCAGCTCGTACAGCCCGATCCGCAGCACCGCCCGGTCCACCGCCGGCATCCGCTGGAGGGTCCAGCCCTCGGCGTGCTCGGAGATGAGGTCGTCGATGCGCGAGCGGTGCGCCGTGACGCCTTCCACGAGGGCGATCGTGTAGTCGTTCACCGGCGGCACGTCCGTCGAACCGACCCGGTCCGCGAGCAGCGTCACCGGGTCGACGCCCCGCAGGTCCGCCTCGTAGAGGACGTCGAGGGCGCGTTTGCGGGCCTTGCTCCGTGCGCCCATCTCAGCCGTTCACTCGGCCGAGGTAACGGCCGTCGCGGGTGTCGACCTTGATCTTCTCGCCGGTGGTGACGAACAGCGGGACCTGGATCTCCGCGCCCGTCTCCAGCGTGGCGGGCTTCGTGCCGCCGGTGGAGCGGTCGCCCTGGAGGCCCGGGTCGGTGTGCTGGATCACGAGCTCGACCGAGGTCGGGAGCTCGATGAAGAGCGCGACGCCCTCGTGCATGGCGACGATCGCTTCCTGGTTCTCCAGCATGTAGTTCGCCGCGTCGCCGACGGTCTCGGCCGGGATGCTGATCTGGTCGAACGTGTCGCCGTCCATGAAGACGAAGTCGGCGCCGTCCTTGTACAGGTACGTCATGCCGCGCTTGTCGACGGTGGCCGTCTCGACCTTGGTGCCCGCGTTGAAGGTCCGGTCCACGACCTTGCCCGACAGGACGTGCTTCAACGTGGTGCGCACGAAGGCGCCGCCCTTGCCCGGCTTGACGTGCTGGAACGCGGTGACGGTCCACAGCTGGCCGTCGATGTTCAGCACCAGGCCGTTCTTCAGGTCGTTGGTGGTGGCCACGGTGGTGGGCTCTCCTGTTGCGTGAGTGAGGGGAGGTCGGCTCGGCCGACGGATCCGACTTCAGACGATCCGACTAACAGAGCTCGACGAGCTCTTTCATGGTCAGGGTGAGGAGCTCCGGGGCGCCTGCGCGCACCACGAGCGTGTCCTCGATGCGGACACCACCCTTCCCGGCCAGGTACACACCGGGCTCGACGGTGACCGCCATACCGGGCAGAAGTGTACCGTCACCCGCCCTGGAGAGAGTTGGAGCCTCGTGGATCTCCAGGCCGACGCCGTGGCCGAGGCCGTGCAGGAACTGCTCGCCGAACCCGGCCGCCTCGATCACGCCGCGCGCCGCCGCGTCCACGTCCGGGATGCGCGCGCCCGGTTCGAGCGCGGCACGGCCGGCCGCCTGCGAGGCCGCGACCAGTCGGTACAGGTCGCGCTGCCAGTCCGCGGCCCGGCCGACGACCAGGGTGCGGGTCATGTCCGAGTGGTAGCCGTCGACCAGGGCGCCGAAGTCCAGCTTGACGAAGTCGCCGTCCTTGACCACGGCGTCCGTCGGCCGGTGGTGGGGGACGGCCGAGTTGGCGCCCGTCGCCACGATCGACTCGAACGAGGGGCCGGCCGCGCCGTGGTCGAGCATCCGGCTCTCCAGCTCGCGGGCGATGTCCTTCTCGGTGCGGCCGGCGCGCAGGCCACCGTGCTCGATGAGGTCCGCCAGCGCCCGGTCCGCCGCCGCGCACGCCATCCGCAGCGCCTCGACCTCGGCGTCGTCCTTGACCACCCGCAGCTGTTCGACCAGGTCGGACGCGCGGACCAGCTCGACGCCGTCGCCCGCCTCCGTCAGCGCGTCCAGGCCGTCCACGGTGACGTGGTCGCTCTCGAACCCGACCCGGTCCAGGCCCGCCTTCGACGCCCGGCCGACCAGCGCCGCGTCGCACGGCCGGTCGATGACGCGTTCCAGGTCCGGCACCTGCGCCGCGGCCTGGGTGAGGTATCGGCCGTCGGTGCAGAACACGGCGTTGTCGTCCGTGTCGGCGTGGACCAGCAGCGCCGCGTTCGAGCCGGTGAACCCGGTGAGGTAGCGGACGTTCAGCAGGTTGGTCACCAGCAGGGCGTCCAGCTCCCGGTCCCGGAGCGTGGCGCGCAGGGCGGCGCGGCGAGTGGAGTGCGGCATACAGGCAGCCTAAGGCCCGGTGGGCCACCCCACACCGCCACTCGATCGGGTGAACCGTGCCGAATCGTGCGACGGTTCTCGTGACTCGCCGTGCCGTCGTGGCCGGCTCCCGAGGGCAGCTATGAGCGGCCGTCCGTCACCCCTAGGGTGGAACGCATGCGCACGTGGCTGGTCCGAGGTTTCTGGATGGGGTTGTTCCACGGCGGGGTGCAGACCGGCACCTCGGCGGTGAGCGTGTACAGCCCCGAAGCGGCCTCGTCGATCCGGTACATCGCGATCGCGCTGGTCGTCGTGATCGGTCTGCTGTGGGGCGCGCTGGACGCGTGGCGGCAGCTCGAAGGGCGCGGCATGGTGTGGTTCATCGCGGCTTTGGTGGCCGGGCCGCTGGCGGGGATCGCGAGCGTGATCGGCCGCTCGCTGGTGGACCAGACCGGCTTGGAGGAGCTGTGGCCGGCGCTGACCGGCGGGGCCGCGTTCACCGCGCTGTTGGTCATGACTACATCGGGGGTCGGAATCGCCATCGGCAACGCCCTACCCCAGCCGGACGGGTCGCGGCAGCCCGACGGGACTCTCTAAGTCTCGACAGCCCGGCGGCTCCCGGCAACCAGCGCCCGGTCAGCGGCGGAGGTTGCCGGCCTTGGGGTACGCCTCCCAGGCGGCCTTGGTCACCAGGGTGGGTTCGGAGGAGTTCAGCGCGACGATCTCCTCAGCGGCCGGGCCCGCGCCGAGGACCCACAGCTGGTCCTGGTCCTCGTCCTTGCTGAGCAGCAGCCCGATCTGGCCGTCGGACGAGCGCACCGCCTTCGCCCCCGCCGGGATCCGCGCGACGACCGGCATCCTGTCCACCACCGCCGGTCGCCGGTCGAGCACCTTCGCGGCCAGCCGGTCGGTCACCGAACGACGCTCGATCCGGACCACCTTGCCGCCCAGCACGAGGTCCATGGTGTTCTGCGGTGACGGCATGGCGAACCCGTGCAGCACCGACGCCGACGGCACGGTCGTGCAGCCGGGCACGCCCACCAGGTCCAGGCCGAACTGCTGGAGGTCGGTCGGCGCCGCGGCCGCGCCGTCCACGGTCGCGCGGATCACGTCCACCGCGATCCGGCCGCACGGGTCCTCGAGCGACACCGGCGCATGGCCGTGGGCCGTGCGGACCAGGCCGGGGCCTTCCCGCCACTGGCCGGGGATGTGCACCACGGGGTGCGGGCTGGCGGTGAAGTCCTTGTTCCAGAAGGTCAGGGTGGTGCCGGCATCGGTCTCGTGCGCGATGGCGAACGCACCCAGCACGTCGACGTACATCCAGTCGGCGCTGAACGCGTCCACCACCGAGCGGGTGCGCTTCGTGCGGGTGTCGGGCACGGACTGGAAGCCGTCGGGGCCCAGCGCCTGCACGCCGGAGGCGAACGTCGCGTCCTTGGAGCGCAGCACGAACTGGCCCGCGCCGTTCCACCCGGCCGCCTCGCCGGTGGTGTCGGTGAACATCAGGTAGAACCACTCGTCCACGACCAGCACCGACGGCTGGCCCGCGCCGTAGGTGTTCTCGCGGGTCTTGTCGTAGGACGGGCTCACGATCGGGGCACCGCCCGCGAGCCTCGTCCACGACAGGCCGTCCGTGCTGCTGGCGACGCCGATGGCGTTGCCGTGCGCGTGATCACCCGCCGCGCCGGTGTAGTAGAGGAAGTACGTGCCGCCGACCTTGACCACCGACGGGTCGCAGGTGTGCACGCCGTCGAAGCCGGTGACGCTGCCGGACAGCACCGGCATGGCCGGGGCGCCGTTCGGCGCGACGAACGGGCCGGCCGCCGAGCCGCTCTCCGAGTAGAGCAGGTCGTCGCCGGCGGGCACGGCGGCGCCGAGCTGGCTGCACCACCACATCCGGTGCCGACCGCTCTCCAGCAGGACCGTCGGGCCGTAGTTGTACGGCGAGTCCCCGCCGCCGTAAGCCACCACGGCCGCGCTCCACCGACCGCGGTCGGTGGCCAGTGGCACCGGCGCGGGCTTGCGCGTGCTGCTGGGCGTGGCGGTGGGCGTGGCGCTGCCGGTCACGCTGCTCGACGCGGTGTCGCTGCTCCCGGAGGCGACCGGCGCCGGGTCTGCGGCACCCGGCGCGCAGGCCGCCAGCAAGGTGGCGACCAGCGTGGATCCGAGGACTCTCGCCGCTCCGGGACTGGCCATGGCGGGGCGGATCTCCACTTCTCGAGACGGATGGACATCGGGCACGACGCGCGGGGAACGGCACGGCACCCGGTGTCGTGACAGTGTAGAGATCGACTCAACCGCTCGGGTGTCAACCGGACGAGGCGACCAGCTCCACTTCGAAACCATCCGTGTTCGACGTGGTGCAGGTGCCCTGCGCTCATCCCCGCTTGCCGTCCGGCGTCACAGCGTTCCGGTCGGCGTCACAGCAGGATGCTCCCGCCCGACTTCGGCTCGGCCGCCACCGCGGAGTAGGCCGCCGCGATCAGCGCCGGGTCCGGGCCTTCCAGCCGACCCGGCTTGGCCAGGCCGTCGAGCACCACGAACCGCAGCACCCCTGACCTGGTCTTCTTGTCGGAACGCATGCCCTCCATGAGCTGGCCCAGCGCGTCCGGGTCGTAACCGGTCGGCAGGCCCAGCGAGGTGAGGATCGACCGGTGGCGGTCGGCGGTCGCGTCGTCCAGCCTGCCCGCGAGGCGTGCCAGTTCGGCGGCGAACACCAGGCCGACGCTGACCGCCGCGCCGTGCCGCCAGCGGAAACGCTCGCGGCGCTCGATGGCGTGCGCGAGGGTGTGGCCGTAGTTCAGGATCTCGCGCAGGTCCGACTCGCGCAGGTCGGTCGAGACCACGTCCGCCTTGACCTGGATCTTGCGCCGGACCAGCTCCCCGATCACGTCACCGGTCGGGTCCAGCGCGGCCTCCGGGTCGGCCTCGATCAGGTCGAGGATCACCGGGTCGGCGATGAAACCGCCCTTGACCACCTCGGCCATGCCGGCCACGAGTTCGTTGCGCGGCAACGTCTCCAGCGTGACCAGGTCGACCAGCACGGCGTTCGGCTCGTAGAACGTGCCGACCAGGTTCTTGCCCGCGTCGGTGTTGATGCCGGTCTTGCCGCCGACCGCGGCGTCCACCATGGCCAGCAGGGTGGTCGGCACGTGGACCAGCTGCACGCCGCGCATCCAGGTGGACGCGACGAACCCGGCCAGGTCGGTCACCGCACCTCCGCCGAGGCCGATCACCACGTCGCTGCGGCCCAGGCCGATGCGGCCGAACACGTCCCAGCAGTACCCGGCGACCCGCAGGTCCTTGCCGTCCTCGGCGTCGGGCACCTCGACGCGGTGGGCGTCGATCCCGGCCTCGGCCAGCGCCTCCCGGACCGCTTCGGCGGTCTCGGTCAGCGTGGGCGTGTGGACGATCGCCGCCTTGGCCGTGCCCTTCAGGGTCTCCACCAGGTCGCCGAGCAGGCCGCGGCCCACCACAACGTCGTACGGTCGTTCCGCGGTCACGCGGATCCGCACCGGCTCGCCCATCACCACTCCCCTCGTCGGGTCACCATTCGACCACGTTCGCTTCGAGCGCCCCCGCGCCCCACACCCCGGCCAGCACCTCTGCCTGGTCCTTGACCGCCCCGCGCGCGGCGCCCTTCACCTTCGACCAGCCCTTGACCTGGAACGTCACCGTGCGGCCGCTGAACTCGTACCGCCACGTCCCAGCCACCCGGCCGTGCAGGACGAGGGCGCCGGGGCTGCCGACCGGCCGCCACACCTGCCGGGCCACGTCCGGGTCGGCGACGAGGTGACGTGGGCCGAGCAGGTACGGGTCGCGAGGGAACAGCAGCAGGCCGGCGGGCGGGTCCGGCGCTTCACGCACGTCCTCGTGCGCCAGCAGCCGCTTGCCGTCGACCCGGACCGGGCGCAGGTCCGGCCAGGTGTCCTGAGGTCCCGCGCCGAGCCACTTCTCCGCGTCGGCCTTGGCGAACGGGCCGACGAGCCGGGCGTAGTCGCGCAACAAGGTCGGTTCGCCGGGCGCTTCGGGCTCAGGTTTCGCGGTCGGGCGGCGGAAGGTGAGCTTCGCGCCCTGGTGCTCCAGTTCGATGCCGGCCAGCAGCGTGCACAGCCGGAACACGTTCTCGATGACGTGGTGGGCCTTGCAGCCCGCGCAGTACGGGGTGACGACCTCCGGCAGCCCCGGGGTGATCGCGGCCGACAGCTCGCCCTTGGTGGCGGTGTCGCCGGGGAGCTCGCGGCGCATCGCGTCCACGACCAGGTCGACGTGCGCCAGGTCGGGCACCGGGAACGCGCCGCACCACGCGGCCAGCTGCTTCTCCGTGCGCGGGCGGAGTTGGCGGCGCAACGCGGGCAGGTCCTCACGTCGGTGCAGGTGAGGTGCGCCGCGCAGGCTGAGCACGCGGACCAGGCCCTCGGTGCCTTCACGGCGGCCTCGGACGCCCAACGCCGCCGCGCCCGTCTTGGGCGGGCTGTCCACGACCCCCAGCGCGAGCACCGCGTCGGGGTCGTCCCCGTGCAGGCCCTGCACGGCGGCACGGTGGGCGAGGACCTGCGCTCCGGTCAGTTCCACGGACCCATTTTCACCGGATCGGGTCGGGTCAGGCGTGGTGGGCGAGCACGGCGTCGACCACCTGCTCCGGGGTCAGCCTGTCGGTGACGACCTCGATGGTGGCGACCTCCCGGTACAGCGGCAGGCGGGCGTCCAGCAGGGACTTGAACGTCGCGCGCGGGTTCACGCCGGCCAGCAGCGGACGTGCGGCGGACATGCCGGTGCGCTTCACGCCTTCCGCCATGCCGACGTTCAGGAAGACCACGATCTGGTCGGCCAGGAGGGCGCGGGTGGTCGCGGACAGCACCGCGCCGCCGCCGAGCGCCAGCACGCCGTCGTGGGTCTTCAGGCCCTCGGCGACGGCTTCCTCCTCCAGCGCGCGGAACACGGGTTCGCCGTCACCGGTGAAGATGTCGGAGATCGGCTTGCCCGCGGTGGCCACCACGTCCTCGTCGGTGTCGCGGAAGCCGACGCCGAGGCGTTCGGCGAGCAGCCGGCCGACCGTCGTCTTACCGGCCCCGGGCGGCCCGAGAACGACGAACCGGGGGCTCATGCGCACACCTCGCCGGGGCTCGGCGTGGCAAGAGCCCAGGGCACTGTGTTGAACGGTTCGCTGTTGAACAATTCGCTCGCGGACTCGCTCACAGGCCTTCCCAACGGGCTTCCAGCGCCTCCAGGTAGGAAGCGACGTTGCGCTTGGTCTCGGTGATCGAGTCGCCGCCGAACTTCTCCAGCGCCGTCTCCGCCAGCACCAGCGCCACCACGGACTCCAGCACCACGCCCGCGCGCGGCACCGCGCACACGTCCGAGCGCTGGTGGATGGCGACCGCCGCCTCTCCCGTTCGGACGTCCACAGTGGACAGAGCACGCGGGACGGTCGAGATGGGCTTCATCGCCACCCGCACGCGCAGCGGCTCGCCGTTGGTGATGCCGCCCTCCAGGCCACCGGCCCGGTTGGACCGCCGGGTGACGCCCTTCGGCCCGGTGCCCCGGTCGATCTCGTCGTGCGCCTCGCTGCCCCACCGCTCGGCGGTGGTGAAGCCGTCGCCGATCTCCACGCCCTTCATCGCCTGCACGCCCATCAGCGCGCCGGCCAGGCGGGCGTCGAGGCGGCGGTCCCAGTGCACGTGCGAGCCGAGGCCCGGCGGCAGGCCGTAGACGATCACCTCGATCACCCCGCCGACCGTGTCGCCCGCCTCCTTGACCGCCTCGACCTCGGCCACCATCGCCTCGGTGCCACGCGGGTCGAAGGCGCGGACCGGGCTGGCGTCGACGGCGTCCAGGTCACCGGGACCGGGCACGGGGGCGTCGGCGGGCGTCTTGGCCTTGCCGATGGAGACGACGTGGCTGATCACGTCCACGTCGAAGACCTGCTTGAGGAAGTGCCGGGCGACCGTGCCGAGCGCGGTGCGGGACGCGGTCTCGCGGGCGCTGGCGCGCTCCAGCACCGGGCGGGCCTCGTCGAAGCCGAACTTCTGCATGCCGGGCAGGTCGGCGTGGCCGGGCCGGGGCCTGGTCAGCGCCTCGTTGCGGCCGGTGGACTTGAGCAGGCTCGGGTCGACCGGGTCGGCGGACATCACCGTCTGCCACTTGGGCCACTCGGTGTTCCCGATCCGGACCGCGACCGGACCGCCCTGGGTGAGCCCGTGGCGGACACCGCCCAGGATCTCGACCTCGTCGGCCTCGAAGCCCATCCGGGGGCTGCGGCCGAAGCCGAGCCGGCGGCGCTCCAGTTGAGCGGTCAGGTCGGCAGTGGTGACCTCGACCCCGGCGACCATGCCTTCCAGCACAGCGACGAGGGCCGGTCCATGGGACTCCCCAGCAGTGATCCAGCGCAGCACGTGCCGAATCCTTTCACAGTGTGAATCCGGATCGAGAGAGCCCAGGTGGGAGGCCTCGACGCCATCCCGTCTGATGGGACCACCGCCGGGCCTTCACCCGGCTGACACCGCGACCAGCCACGTCGCCGCCAGCAGGCCCGGTCCATGCGGGACGGTGGTTGACGGCCACCAGATGGCCAGCACGAGGGTGATCACGCTCGCCAGCAGCGCGCCCGCCGGCAACGCGAGCCACGACACCGAGGCCAGCACCGCGCCCAGTGGCCCGGCCAGCTTCACGTCTCCCCCGCCCATCGCCGACGGCGCGACGACGCGAACGAGTAAGTGGAAGCCGCCGAACAACAGGCAGCCCGCCAGCGCACGCCACAAGTCCGCACCGCACAGCCACAGCGTGAGGCCGACCACCGGGTACGCGGCCAACGTGAGGGCGTCCGGCAGCCGGCCGTGACGCAGATCCGTCACCGTCAGCAGCACGCCCAGCCACCCCAGCACCAGCGGCACCGGGAGCCAGTGCGGAGGGGACAGTGATCGGGCTGCGAGCCACAGCACCGCTGTCGGGACCGCGCACCAGAGCCAGCACACGCCGGCGCCGCGAGGAAGTCGGCGGAGCAACCCGGCGCCCAGAGCGCCGGCCAGGAATCCCGAGATGACCATGCACCCAGCGTCGTGGCGCGGACACCCTTGGTGCAACGAGGAATGCGGATGAATGGTCCATTCATCCGCATTCGTCCGCCACGGGCCGGGATCAACCCCGCGCGATCACCGTTGCCAGGAGAACAGCGCGTCACCCGCCGCCACCGGGCCACCGGCCTGGTCCAGCAACACCTCCGGCGCCGCGTCCAGCGCGATCACCGGGCAGATCGGCGCGAACCCCGCCGCCTCCACCTCCGCCGGGTCCCACGTCACCACGACCTGCCCCGCGCGCACCGTCTCGCCCTTGACCACGTGCAGCGTGAAGCCCTCGCCCTTGCGCTTCACCGTGTCGATCCCCAGGTGCACCAACACCGCCGCACCCTCCGGGGTCGCCACCACGAACGCGTGCGGGTGC
This is a stretch of genomic DNA from Saccharothrix ecbatanensis. It encodes these proteins:
- the pyrR gene encoding bifunctional pyr operon transcriptional regulator/uracil phosphoribosyltransferase PyrR, whose amino-acid sequence is MAPRQRGATDPARERELLSAGDVARTVARMAHQIIEKTALDAPSAPAVVLMGIPSRGAPLARRLAVRIAEFAGVEVPTGTLDVTLYRDDLRRGPTRPLEATKLPEGGVDEKLVILVDDVLFSGRTIRAALDALRDHGRPRAVQLAVLVDRGHRELPIRADYVGKNVPTARTEEVHVLLEEFDQRDGVVLR
- the bldD gene encoding transcriptional regulator BldD, translated to MGDYAKALGAKLRAIRQQQGLSLHGVEQKSGGRWKAVVVGSYERGDRAVTVQKLAELADFYGVPVAELLPEGRVPSGAEPATKIVINLERLQQLPAEKVGPLARYAATIQSQRGDYNGKVLSIRTEDLRSLAIIYDMTPGELTEQLIDWGVLPPEARPAKED
- the nusB gene encoding transcription antitermination factor NusB, encoding MGARSKARKRALDVLYEADLRGVDPVTLLADRVGSTDVPPVNDYTIALVEGVTAHRSRIDDLISEHAEGWTLQRMPAVDRAVLRIGLYELLWAADVPDAVAIDEAVELAKGLSTDDSPRFVNGVLGRIAVIADQLRAVL
- the efp gene encoding elongation factor P; this encodes MATTNDLKNGLVLNIDGQLWTVTAFQHVKPGKGGAFVRTTLKHVLSGKVVDRTFNAGTKVETATVDKRGMTYLYKDGADFVFMDGDTFDQISIPAETVGDAANYMLENQEAIVAMHEGVALFIELPTSVELVIQHTDPGLQGDRSTGGTKPATLETGAEIQVPLFVTTGEKIKVDTRDGRYLGRVNG
- a CDS encoding M24 family metallopeptidase yields the protein MPHSTRRAALRATLRDRELDALLVTNLLNVRYLTGFTGSNAALLVHADTDDNAVFCTDGRYLTQAAAQVPDLERVIDRPCDAALVGRASKAGLDRVGFESDHVTVDGLDALTEAGDGVELVRASDLVEQLRVVKDDAEVEALRMACAAADRALADLIEHGGLRAGRTEKDIARELESRMLDHGAAGPSFESIVATGANSAVPHHRPTDAVVKDGDFVKLDFGALVDGYHSDMTRTLVVGRAADWQRDLYRLVAASQAAGRAALEPGARIPDVDAAARGVIEAAGFGEQFLHGLGHGVGLEIHEAPTLSRAGDGTLLPGMAVTVEPGVYLAGKGGVRIEDTLVVRAGAPELLTLTMKELVELC
- a CDS encoding B-4DMT family transporter → MRTWLVRGFWMGLFHGGVQTGTSAVSVYSPEAASSIRYIAIALVVVIGLLWGALDAWRQLEGRGMVWFIAALVAGPLAGIASVIGRSLVDQTGLEELWPALTGGAAFTALLVMTTSGVGIAIGNALPQPDGSRQPDGTL
- a CDS encoding beta-xylosidase; this encodes MASPGAARVLGSTLVATLLAACAPGAADPAPVASGSSDTASSSVTGSATPTATPSSTRKPAPVPLATDRGRWSAAVVAYGGGDSPYNYGPTVLLESGRHRMWWCSQLGAAVPAGDDLLYSESGSAAGPFVAPNGAPAMPVLSGSVTGFDGVHTCDPSVVKVGGTYFLYYTGAAGDHAHGNAIGVASSTDGLSWTRLAGGAPIVSPSYDKTRENTYGAGQPSVLVVDEWFYLMFTDTTGEAAGWNGAGQFVLRSKDATFASGVQALGPDGFQSVPDTRTKRTRSVVDAFSADWMYVDVLGAFAIAHETDAGTTLTFWNKDFTASPHPVVHIPGQWREGPGLVRTAHGHAPVSLEDPCGRIAVDVIRATVDGAAAAPTDLQQFGLDLVGVPGCTTVPSASVLHGFAMPSPQNTMDLVLGGKVVRIERRSVTDRLAAKVLDRRPAVVDRMPVVARIPAGAKAVRSSDGQIGLLLSKDEDQDQLWVLGAGPAAEEIVALNSSEPTLVTKAAWEAYPKAGNLRR
- the aroB gene encoding 3-dehydroquinate synthase, which codes for MGEPVRIRVTAERPYDVVVGRGLLGDLVETLKGTAKAAIVHTPTLTETAEAVREALAEAGIDAHRVEVPDAEDGKDLRVAGYCWDVFGRIGLGRSDVVIGLGGGAVTDLAGFVASTWMRGVQLVHVPTTLLAMVDAAVGGKTGINTDAGKNLVGTFYEPNAVLVDLVTLETLPRNELVAGMAEVVKGGFIADPVILDLIEADPEAALDPTGDVIGELVRRKIQVKADVVSTDLRESDLREILNYGHTLAHAIERRERFRWRHGAAVSVGLVFAAELARLAGRLDDATADRHRSILTSLGLPTGYDPDALGQLMEGMRSDKKTRSGVLRFVVLDGLAKPGRLEGPDPALIAAAYSAVAAEPKSGGSILL
- a CDS encoding DNA glycosylase AlkZ-like family protein, with product MELTGAQVLAHRAAVQGLHGDDPDAVLALGVVDSPPKTGAAALGVRGRREGTEGLVRVLSLRGAPHLHRREDLPALRRQLRPRTEKQLAAWCGAFPVPDLAHVDLVVDAMRRELPGDTATKGELSAAITPGLPEVVTPYCAGCKAHHVIENVFRLCTLLAGIELEHQGAKLTFRRPTAKPEPEAPGEPTLLRDYARLVGPFAKADAEKWLGAGPQDTWPDLRPVRVDGKRLLAHEDVREAPDPPAGLLLFPRDPYLLGPRHLVADPDVARQVWRPVGSPGALVLHGRVAGTWRYEFSGRTVTFQVKGWSKVKGAARGAVKDQAEVLAGVWGAGALEANVVEW
- a CDS encoding shikimate kinase → MSPRFVVLGPPGAGKTTVGRLLAERLGVGFRDTDEDVVATAGKPISDIFTGDGEPVFRALEEEAVAEGLKTHDGVLALGGGAVLSATTRALLADQIVVFLNVGMAEGVKRTGMSAARPLLAGVNPRATFKSLLDARLPLYREVATIEVVTDRLTPEQVVDAVLAHHA
- the aroC gene encoding chorismate synthase yields the protein MLRWITAGESHGPALVAVLEGMVAGVEVTTADLTAQLERRRLGFGRSPRMGFEADEVEILGGVRHGLTQGGPVAVRIGNTEWPKWQTVMSADPVDPSLLKSTGRNEALTRPRPGHADLPGMQKFGFDEARPVLERASARETASRTALGTVARHFLKQVFDVDVISHVVSIGKAKTPADAPVPGPGDLDAVDASPVRAFDPRGTEAMVAEVEAVKEAGDTVGGVIEVIVYGLPPGLGSHVHWDRRLDARLAGALMGVQAMKGVEIGDGFTTAERWGSEAHDEIDRGTGPKGVTRRSNRAGGLEGGITNGEPLRVRVAMKPISTVPRALSTVDVRTGEAAVAIHQRSDVCAVPRAGVVLESVVALVLAETALEKFGGDSITETKRNVASYLEALEARWEGL
- a CDS encoding prepilin peptidase, which translates into the protein MVISGFLAGALGAGLLRRLPRGAGVCWLWCAVPTAVLWLAARSLSPPHWLPVPLVLGWLGVLLTVTDLRHGRLPDALTLAAYPVVGLTLWLCGADLWRALAGCLLFGGFHLLVRVVAPSAMGGGDVKLAGPLGAVLASVSWLALPAGALLASVITLVLAIWWPSTTVPHGPGLLAATWLVAVSAG
- a CDS encoding PTS sugar transporter subunit IIA: MTLRVASPVSGRVVPLTEVPDPVFAQAMVGPGVAVEPDRVSADVVSPVDGTVVTLHPHAFVVATPEGAAVLVHLGIDTVKRKGEGFTLHVVKGETVRAGQVVVTWDPAEVEAAGFAPICPVIALDAAPEVLLDQAGGPVAAGDALFSWQR